The Lasioglossum baleicum chromosome 15, iyLasBale1, whole genome shotgun sequence genomic interval gaaaggaagcaAGAAAGACGCTATGAACTGTTTTCACGAGAAGTAATACGATAGTAAAAAAAGTTTCCataaaatttctatattaattGAATCGATAAAGGAGAGCGAAGAAAGATACTTAgtaagtgaaaagaaattttataaaGTGAACTCTTTCATAAGTTGGTTATGTGCAATGCCGAGATGCTGCAATGAAAACAAGGCAGTGAGTTCGGTGAGCACCAGTCAGAAGCACAATACAGAGGATATTTTGTTAACGCAAACTCGTCCTTTTTCAATTGGAAATCAATTAGAATTAGATGACGATCCACCGATTGTTGAAAAATCCCATAGGAGAGTACGGTGTGATTTGAGTCCAGTTCCAACAAATACAAGTACTAATTTGAGTATAAAACTTTTAAGCATTAAGGTAAATTTTCACAAAATTCAGATTTCCTTTATATACTTTTTGATTTCCAATTTTCTGTGTTACCGTTAAAGCGATTCTTTGTATCGCTGATGTTCTAATTCCAGGGAGAGCGAAACAATCGTCAAGATCATCAGGTGAGCACTGGAGCCGGTGGGTACAGAGAAAAGGAGAAAGAAGCTAAAAAGAGAGCAGCTATAGGCAATACAGTGCGTGGACTCCTCTCATCTGGCCACAGCAGGCAGGACAGGTATAATGATGTCTGTATCAAAATCATGCTTCTTACATTGTCATGTTTTACCTTCTGTCATTTAAATTCTTTGCTGTACTTCAGTTTTTGCTTCTTATTTAAAGtacaatacattttatataCGATTGATTCATGTATACTTTGAAATTCTTTCTGAATAATGAATTGTTTCGCCAACTTTTTAAAACTCTTTTCTACTCTGGGAAATTTTAAATGTATATACACTTTAATGAAGCGCAATTATGTTTCGAACAAAGGTACACATACACAGGAACTTGTATGCATCTCATCCGTACTTTTCATTTAGATATTAAAGAATATAGGATGTACTTAATACATCGTATAGTTTAAAGCGTTACAATCGATATCTTTAGAAGCCGTAGGTTTTTTATAACGAAAGGATTCGatcgaataaataaattcatgttGAAGATTTATACATAAAGccaaaaaatataacaacaatgaaaatttcattctaAAAAAGAGAACAAGAAAATATGAATTGAAATATGTATTTTCAGAATTACTGAGCCTCATCTTGAagtatgaaattttgtataaattcaaagGTTAGTAGATATATGATGTAAATGACTGTTATGCCGCAGTATAAGATTATTCAGTTAGCACTCATCATCTCTGAAACATCGATGAAAAGATAATTACATCATTAATAGAGTAACACATCATTTACATTACATTCGGCTTACAACTTTTTGTAATTCATGTTATTCAtgtgtttttataatttatttttgttactTGTATAGATGATGTTGAAACATAACGTATACGTATCTCATCTTCTTGTGAGATTTGGAAGTAATCGAACGTATCATTCGCAACATTTTGGCATTATGTAATGTAACATGACTTTAATCTTGACACACGCGCTCTTAGTACCGATGAGACTAAAAACCTAattagtatttttatttttatttattgctaTTCACATTCATATGTAAGAAGAGTTCGGCGCAAAGCATACACGTATGTGTATAACAATCTCTTAATTTCTTTCCATATTCATTCTGGTGGTGTTATTGTTTTCAAGATAAATTAAACACTATTTTAATTTGCTTTTTGAGTAGTTTTATCATCTAGCGAGAATCAGAAATAAGTTTattccttctttctttttttattatacttaaGCTTGTCTGTTGGAAGTGTAGccatattgcaaatataatagaTTCATTAttccatataaaaaaaaatatggaaGACGTAAAATTGATATTATGCCAAAGTAAtcctaaaacaattttttgattTGATTTAAAAATTAGCTTGCTCTTGAATAGCGTTATAATTATGTAGTACCTTTGATAATGTTTTAGGTATGAGACCAATAGGCAACGATCTTCGGGCGGAAGTAGCCTGTCAAGCTTGTGTCCAAAGCTGGTGGCCAGTGGAGGTGGTAATAACCAGGGTGGGATTAGTTTGGCAGTGGGACACTTAGCCTCTCCGGAAAGTGGAGGCCCATGTTCCGTTGTTACCACTCAGAGAATCCATAATCTCACACATAATCATAAACGCCAAAGAAAATTGTCTATTGTTTCGCAAGCTGGTACTAGTGCTCATAATTCTGGTGATCGAAAGGTTtgttatgtatattttttgtattttttccacattACAAGACTTTTAACTTCTTCAACAAATAGAAGAAAGTATCTTTGTTAAACGTAACGTGTAACCCATTTATAGACATCGAGTATAAGTCGTTCCTCTACAACAATTTGCAAGAAACAAATACGAACACAGAGGAGCGATCATAGTACGGATTCATTGTCTATAACAACCAACGGAGTTGCGAGTAATTCACCTTCTTCGAAAAAGAGAGTTTTATCTGCTCTACGCATCTCGGAAAAATCATCCTCACGGAATCTCAATTCGCCATCGTTAGACAATGAAAATGAGCGCAGTTTCAGCGACGCAGAGGAAGCTATCACTGCGACAGAAAATGTGTTCAATGTCCCAGGTTCTGTATATTTCATAGATTGACGATCGTTCGACGAGCTTGCTTATTTAACGATTCTACTTTGAAATGACACAGGATCTAGTTCCACGCCTTCAACACCAATTAGTCGAGTGAAATCGAAAAAATCGGACGAAGATGAGACGAGCGTGGAATGTAGCATCAGTGAAGAAGGTGCTGCTGAGTCGTCGCAGAACGTATCAGACAAGAAATTATCATTAGATACTAGCGAGTCAAAAGTAACGACCACAGAATGTTCTGAATCCTCGAAAACTTCGAGCGTCGCGAGAAAAACATCGGCGAATAGCATCGACGAGGAAACaccaatcatacaaaataaacagaAAGTATTCTCGACATCTTCCATAAACACACGATGCACTAATAGCGAGGGCAGAACCGCCAAATCTAAAAGTAAGTATATCACAGAAATTCTAATCGTGCAGCACAGTAGTAAGAGTTCGAATGAACTAAATATAGGGAAAAGTATAGACTCGCCCATGGGAACATCCATGAATTCAACAGGTAATAGTAAAAGTAATGAAGAGGTGAAACGGAAAACATCTACCGACTCGTCGAAGTCTACCAATATGGCGGAGAAAGAGGGCGTTGCTAAAGATTCCGAGGAAGACGCTGTCGAGGACAAGAAGGAGGCTCAACTGAACGAGGAAGTGGTGAAGAGTTCGAGATTTGTGACGTCGAAAGTGTCAGAAGATATAGTGGATACCGAAGGAAAGGATATGGTCACGCAACgggaagaagaagagggagaAGTGACGATATACGACGAAGATGACAATGGCACCAGTATCAGCGATATTGTTGCTGCACAAGCACTTCATGAATCTCTGAGTAAACTAGGGAAAGTACCACCTTTGGATACCGATATGGAGGATGTTAAAGACATGAATATCGAGGACGAGATCAAAACGGAGAAAGATGCCCAGAAGGACGTCGTGCAGGAAGAAACGGTGGAAGGTTTTATCGGTCCCTTGctcgatgaaaattttaaagCGGATGAGAAGTTAACGCAGAAAACCATGGCCATGGAAGAAGTTCGAAATTTATTGATGAAAGTGAAAGTTCAAAATGTAGAAGACGACGATGACGAAGAGAAAGCTATAGGTATATCACCGGACGGTAGATTTTTGAAATTCGAGGAAGAAATCGGTAGAGGCAgctttaagactgtatatagaGGTTTGGATACTCAAACTGGCGTGGCTGTTGCCTGGTGCGAATTACAGGTAACACgaattcaataaaatatttcttgtaTACGAAGCTTTCGGAATTCACATGTTTTCATATGCTTCTGATTCAGGAAAAAAAGTTAAACAAGACAGAAAGACTGAGATTTAGGGAGGAAGCAGAAATGTTGAAAGGATTGCAACATCCAAATATTGTTAGATTTTATGATTATTGGGAAGTTACACTTACGCGTAGGAAATACATTGTACTAGTCACTGAACTTATGACTTCAGGAACATTAAAGACGTGAGTATTGCATTGCATTATACGTATAATGTTCAACAATTTTATAGGTATACCGTTCTAATCGATTCGATCAATTTTTTCACGCAGATACCTAAGAcgttttaagaaaattaatcCGAAAGTAGTAAAGTCTTGGTGTCGGCAAATTTTGAAAGGCCTTAGCTTTTTACATTCGAGATCACCGCCAATTATTCACCGTGATCTGAAGTgcgacaatatttttattactgGTACAACGGGGAGTGTAAAAATTGGCGACTTGGGTCTTGCgactttgaaaaatcgaagttttGCGAAGAGCGTGATTGGTACACCTGAATTTATGGCACCGGAAATGTATGAGGAGCATTACGATGAGTCTGTTGACGTTTATGCATTTGGAATGTGTATGCTTGAAATGGCTACTAGCGAATATCCATACTCTGAATGTACTGGACCTGCGCAAATATATAAACGCGTAGTATCggtaatatgaaattaatatcaAGTTTATAACCTGATCTTGTAAATGTCCGGCTAACATTTCATAATGTTTTTTATCTTACAGGGAGTGAAGCCACAGAGCTATGACAAAGTTGAAAATCCAGAGGTTCGAGAAATCATTGAAATGTGTATTCGGCTGAAGAAAGAAGAACGACCGTTGGTTAAGGATCTTTTAAATCATGAATTTTTCGcggacgatgttggtttaaaaTTGGAAATGGTTTCGCGAGACTCAGCGGTAGCGGACGCCGAACTGTCCCGCGTCGAATTTCGACTTCGAGTATTAGATCCTAAAAAGCGTACCAATAAACATAAAGAGAACGAGGCGATACAATTCGATTTCGACATCCAAGCGGACAACGCGGAGGAGGTAGCCTCGGAGATGGCTAAATCCAGCCTGATCCTTGAAGAAGACGTTAAGGCTGTAGCAAAAATGTTAAAGTCCCAGATCACTACTTTGTTACGGGAAAGGGAAGAACGCAAAgccaaagaagaaaaagaacggTTAGATAGAGAAGTGGATACCACTACCACAGCTAATGAGAATTTACTGCAACAACAGTTGCTGCTTCAGCAAATGCAgttgcaacaacaacaacagcagatCCAATCCAACATGGGCATTCAGATGCAGGGTCAAGTACCAATGCAATTACAACAGAATCAAATACCTCTGCAGCCTCAGCAACAAATGCAGCCGCAACAACAGATGCAGCCGCAACAGCAAATGCAGCCGCAACAACAAATGCAGCCGCAACAGCAAATGCAGCCGCAACAACAAATGCAGCCGCAACAGCAAATGCAGCCGCAACAACAGATGCAGCCGCAACAGCAAATGCAGCCGCAACAACAAATGCAGCCGCAACAGCAAATGCAGCCGCAACAGCAAATGCAGCCACAACAACAAATGCAGCCGCAACAACAAATGCAGCCGCAACAACAAATGCAGCCGCAACAACAAATGCAGCCGCAACAACAAATGCAGCCGCAACAACAAATGCAACCGACAGCGCAACCATCCCAACAACATAGCTTACAACCACAGCCTGTTCAATTAGTCCAACAACAGCCATTGATGCAGCAACAAACCTCGGTTATTCAGCCTCAGCAGGCGCAGCAGATGCAACAAGTTCCTCAAGTTTCTCAGCAACAAGTTCAGTATCAACAACAACAGTATCAGCAGCAATTGCAACAGCAGTatcaacaacagcaacaacaacaaccgtATCCATCGCATGTCTCGCAAAACATGAATCCTACTTCATCGCAATGTTCGACGCCGCAAACCGTGCAAACTCAACCACAATTTCCTCAAGTGACTCAACAGATACAGCAACAGCAAattcagcagcagcaacaacagctccaacagcagcaacaacagatCCAACAGCAACAACATATCCATCAGCAGCAACAACAGTATATACAGTTGAATCAGATGAACGTAGCGCAACAAATGAGTCATCAAATGCAACCGCAAATACAGCCCCAGCTGCAATCGCAAATACAGATTTTGTCCCAGCAACAGCATGTGCACCAGCAGATGCAACAGACCCAACAAGTGCAATATTCTCAGCCGCAAGTACAGCATGTACAACAAGTGCAACAAGTGACTGTGCAAAATCAACAGTTTTACCAACAGAGTGCTACAGGAACTTCTGGGTACAATACACAGCCTATGTACCAGCAAAATATATCTCAATCGATGTACCACTCGTACACCACCCCCAATCCAACTGGTCACGTGGAGATACTATCAACGAATCAGCCTACCACTCAAATTTATTCTCATACGAGCATATCCGCAAGTACAGGGCCACCAACTTCACAGTCttacatacaacaacaacaacaacagccatCGGGCCAGGTCCCAGTTTCCGTACCATCGagtattaatattcaaaattcaTCAGCGGCAACGCTCATACAAAGTGCAGCGACTGCCACGATTCAAAACATTCAACCCGCGTCCACCATTCTTCCAAATGGCGGACATCAGTCGCAGCCCCAGCAAAACGTCTTGGTTCAAATGCAATATCCGCAAACTTCCAGTGTACCTACATCTGTGTCTATGTCATCTGGAATGAGTATTCCAGCGCAGTCCACAACAACCACGCAACACCAGCAACATTTTGTCCCGAGTACGGATCAGATCTCTACAGATAGATCTTCGTTACCCAAGCAGGATACGATGGACTCTGTGCAATCGTTACCAGCTGATTTACCATCTACCGTTCAAGACCAAGCGAATGCACCTAACCTGGCTAATGCTACGGGCCAAGCAACAGTACCGAGCGAAGGGTAAATGAAGGAATTCATTCTAGATTAGGTCTTAActtacgattattgagattgtaaagatacATCCATGCTGAGTTACtcgacaaatttatttctttggatatatattatttaaaaagtcGCTACAAATTTGGATCGAcacattctcgttatttttatgaagtaatgtaaaatagtcacttttagAGCTCTGTAATTCTAACGTTAAACATGGTCAAAGTGCTTCTGATTAAAACTTTGTATTCTTATAGAATTACTCAGGAAAGTTCGGAGAATGTTTCTTCCGAGAGAAGCAGAGTGAAACGATCCGGTACTAAACGAAAGAAGCCTGGTATTAAGTTGACTGTTTTATCGGTAAGCAGCGGCGAGGGTCAATCCGTGACCGTCGAGTGTCAACTGGACACGAGCAAGCAGAAAACAGT includes:
- the Wnk gene encoding wnk kinase isoform X3; protein product: MPRCCNENKAVSSVSTSQKHNTEDILLTQTRPFSIGNQLELDDDPPIVEKSHRRVRCDLSPVPTNTSTNLSIKLLSIKGERNNRQDHQVSTGAGGYREKEKEAKKRAAIGNTVRGLLSSGHSRQDRYETNRQRSSGGSSLSSLCPKLVASGGGNNQGGISLAVGHLASPESGGPCSVVTTQRIHNLTHNHKRQRKLSIVSQAGTSAHNSGDRKTSSISRSSTTICKKQIRTQRSDHSTDSLSITTNGVASNSPSSKKRVLSALRISEKSSSRNLNSPSLDNENERSFSDAEEAITATENVFNVPGSSSTPSTPISRVKSKKSDEDETSVECSISEEGAAESSQNVSDKKLSLDTSESKVTTTECSESSKTSSVARKTSANSIDEETPIIQNKQKVFSTSSINTRCTNSEGRTAKSKSKYITEILIVQHSSKSSNELNIGKSIDSPMGTSMNSTGNSKSNEEVKRKTSTDSSKSTNMAEKEGVAKDSEEDAVEDKKEAQLNEEVVKSSRFVTSKVSEDIVDTEGKDMVTQREEEEGEVTIYDEDDNGTSISDIVAAQALHESLSKLGKVPPLDTDMEDVKDMNIEDEIKTEKDAQKDVVQEETVEGFIGPLLDENFKADEKLTQKTMAMEEVRNLLMKVKVQNVEDDDDEEKAIGISPDGRFLKFEEEIGRGSFKTVYRGLDTQTGVAVAWCELQEKKLNKTERLRFREEAEMLKGLQHPNIVRFYDYWEVTLTRRKYIVLVTELMTSGTLKTYLRRFKKINPKVVKSWCRQILKGLSFLHSRSPPIIHRDLKCDNIFITGTTGSVKIGDLGLATLKNRSFAKSVIGTPEFMAPEMYEEHYDESVDVYAFGMCMLEMATSEYPYSECTGPAQIYKRVVSGVKPQSYDKVENPEVREIIEMCIRLKKEERPLVKDLLNHEFFADDVGLKLEMVSRDSAVADAELSRVEFRLRVLDPKKRTNKHKENEAIQFDFDIQADNAEEVASEMAKSSLILEEDVKAVAKMLKSQITTLLREREERKAKEEKERLDREVDTTTTANENLLQQQLLLQQMQLQQQQQQIQSNMGIQMQGQVPMQLQQNQIPLQPQQQMQPQQQMQPQQQMQPQQQMQPQQQMQPQQQMQPQQQMQPQQQMQPQQQMQPQQQMQPQQQMQPQQQMQPQQQMQPQQQMQPQQQMQPQQQMQPQQQMQPQQQMQPTAQPSQQHSLQPQPVQLVQQQPLMQQQTSVIQPQQAQQMQQVPQVSQQQVQYQQQQYQQQLQQQYQQQQQQQPYPSHVSQNMNPTSSQCSTPQTVQTQPQFPQVTQQIQQQQIQQQQQQLQQQQQQIQQQQHIHQQQQQYIQLNQMNVAQQMSHQMQPQIQPQLQSQIQILSQQQHVHQQMQQTQQVQYSQPQVQHVQQVQQVTVQNQQFYQQSATGTSGYNTQPMYQQNISQSMYHSYTTPNPTGHVEILSTNQPTTQIYSHTSISASTGPPTSQSYIQQQQQQPSGQVPVSVPSSINIQNSSAATLIQSAATATIQNIQPASTILPNGGHQSQPQQNVLVQMQYPQTSSVPTSVSMSSGMSIPAQSTTTTQHQQHFVPSTDQISTDRSSLPKQDTMDSVQSLPADLPSTVQDQANAPNLANATGQATVPSEGITQESSENVSSERSRVKRSGTKRKKPGIKLTVLSVSSGEGQSVTVECQLDTSKQKTVTFKFDRDDMVPTDIANNLVAENLLPQSQCETFVELIEDIVKQLRLDPTRALPLVAHGPPDQSAGGSPVTSRRPRDRDHSLDTAKQVRHGSLTRQSSHRSSYKVHRRHRSRDETSNTSTPTKLLPIDQIISHITGATTEKQQSVQTPDSQAGLENTSAEASRRSSTSTQNTDTLTPTNLPSDPTDTQETVVTVTNVEAGLELHNVLKEDKYYQCTTTYTQSSVHDGIGNQGDETPKESVLQDITDLQERESSKETQADVTATEVATLTAPLPIRKISRFLVSPVVEQKILANEEEESSVESVDRANISATQSNLVSQISVTDEALAKHDELEVNVLEAQVAVPEKPSVEAVIQNTQYVSEQVDSVQTIQLGQQTIGLQNAVQGQGIPSMPQVQSNINTIQSSPHNAIVPGSTIAHQLQQQMQPVPQNIMVTVQKDLQTQSQIPPNSVNIPGQYPNQSMQCNVLLQQQHNMSQMHVQPELQHQGQMQAQRTMQQFHPQQIPHQQYVILSGPIQQLQPAAMVDERNRRISNISTASNMSTDSQMSEIVNLTEDKKQSMVVPSSSVHHMQHAQLISQQEGQNVAPLPQPILDPTQQLQAAPQNMMNVPTNVSMPVSVPVQQVANPEVAPKVIVKTKEVSSTLPDLAQNLANILSNPKSKSATPHGMTSHEQTPAANVAAATVLDYKPTLQSEQYFQPIQPEASQIQMPSQVQHNYQPNIVQSGISQTFQQVAQQSQQTQMPLQQTMQLNPTQQMDPQLQIAQQNFQGVQTMVQGKWIATSNQIIQQQSGQIRHTQQSQPQLQQTIPVQQQIIQDMQNVEGFVQSDHQSQLHLKLQEQLLSSKPSEMEMQEAVTTTGRISAEYHLLSEAENSSHDVTPEHTIVESVDSSLFAQNQALQQQQHRKLSQQNSLDKVPDPAAGTSGVGGTGPQTIADLHQKLVQLTSQPSEALNVGTPPISYPATPHNNQIVGGYDAYMNSLQQKLVNIGMPISTTHGVGPLSPQTTIQSSTTLADSNVTTNVETLALVQDSSLHQLALSQTHVDCSLDSPTPGGGAAGSETMSPSKESIKIRAQRPGSRLQELEQELAKIHHRGSILSTASPQPMTPPVSAIGSIQLQPSLQSTQSLLTTVPATSTVPVATVTPNVITSRSDTNTPVQTESQEIVSEVSTTQPVRKISRFVVSKVAGPPNNAAGPNQQPYAEDSKVYHAEDIQGTPVQVIHSREGSIPPIQPIQSTVGGPTVEQTEKDERLWTLTPSEEYQLLIKKQTMELETLQRRHREELERFQQHQLQLLIQQQQQASALHQHHHQHHPVLYHTVATSLAGQTRLPGTEDYLMFNTTPQTPLQKAPSNYPDTDETLRLAMQKLKQTPLQLQPQQATAGIPHAYVIPIPVVPSETMQNMPSQQSSSYTSDNIADSYDSTHSSLINSAQYQFTPIIPDGTNIAMSSTGSLVTPIPISSSTGSGGYIQYHENQTLPNFQTFSCTPHGGFFLPAGYRLVYAPQPASQSQPATPATPHIGNSHDGTPPAEPLHANTDNSAAPPSHIDQ
- the Wnk gene encoding wnk kinase isoform X4, producing MPRCCNENKAVSSVSTSQKHNTEDILLTQTRPFSIGNQLELDDDPPIVEKSHRRVRCDLSPVPTNTSTNLSIKLLSIKGERNNRQDHQVSTGAGGYREKEKEAKKRAAIGNTVRGLLSSGHSRQDRYETNRQRSSGGSSLSSLCPKLVASGGGNNQGGISLAVGHLASPESGGPCSVVTTQRIHNLTHNHKRQRKLSIVSQAGTSAHNSGDRKTSSISRSSTTICKKQIRTQRSDHSTDSLSITTNGVASNSPSSKKRVLSALRISEKSSSRNLNSPSLDNENERSFSDAEEAITATENVFNVPGSSSTPSTPISRVKSKKSDEDETSVECSISEEGAAESSQNVSDKKLSLDTSESKVTTTECSESSKTSSVARKTSANSIDEETPIIQNKQKVFSTSSINTRCTNSEGRTAKSKSKYITEILIVQHSSKSSNELNIGKSIDSPMGTSMNSTGNSKSNEEVKRKTSTDSSKSTNMAEKEGVAKDSEEDAVEDKKEAQLNEEVVKSSRFVTSKVSEDIVDTEGKDMVTQREEEEGEVTIYDEDDNGTSISDIVAAQALHESLSKLGKVPPLDTDMEDVKDMNIEDEIKTEKDAQKDVVQEETVEGFIGPLLDENFKADEKLTQKTMAMEEVRNLLMKVKVQNVEDDDDEEKAIGISPDGRFLKFEEEIGRGSFKTVYRGLDTQTGVAVAWCELQEKKLNKTERLRFREEAEMLKGLQHPNIVRFYDYWEVTLTRRKYIVLVTELMTSGTLKTYLRRFKKINPKVVKSWCRQILKGLSFLHSRSPPIIHRDLKCDNIFITGTTGSVKIGDLGLATLKNRSFAKSVIGTPEFMAPEMYEEHYDESVDVYAFGMCMLEMATSEYPYSECTGPAQIYKRVVSGVKPQSYDKVENPEVREIIEMCIRLKKEERPLVKDLLNHEFFADDVGLKLEMVSRDSAVADAELSRVEFRLRVLDPKKRTNKHKENEAIQFDFDIQADNAEEVASEMAKSSLILEEDVKAVAKMLKSQITTLLREREERKAKEEKERLDREVDTTTTANENLLQQQLLLQQMQLQQQQQQIQSNMGIQMQGQVPMQLQQNQIPLQPQQQMQPQQQMQPQQQMQPQQQMQPQQQMQPQQQMQPQQQMQPQQQMQPQQQMQPQQQMQPQQQMQPQQQMQPQQQMQPQQQMQPQQQMQPQQQMQPQQQMQPQQQMQPTAQPSQQHSLQPQPVQLVQQQPLMQQQTSVIQPQQAQQMQQVPQVSQQQVQYQQQQYQQQLQQQYQQQQQQQPYPSHVSQNMNPTSSQCSTPQTVQTQPQFPQVTQQIQQQQIQQQQQQLQQQQQQIQQQQHIHQQQQQYIQLNQMNVAQQMSHQMQPQIQPQLQSQIQILSQQQHVHQQMQQTQQVQYSQPQVQHVQQVQQVTVQNQQFYQQSATGTSGYNTQPMYQQNISQSMYHSYTTPNPTGHVEILSTNQPTTQIYSHTSISASTGPPTSQSYIQQQQQQPSGQVPVSVPSSINIQNSSAATLIQSAATATIQNIQPASTILPNGGHQSQPQQNVLVQMQYPQTSSVPTSVSMSSGMSIPAQSTTTTQHQQHFVPSTDQISTDRSSLPKQDTMDSVQSLPADLPSTVQDQANAPNLANATGQATVPSEGITQESSENVSSERSRVKRSGTKRKKPGIKLTVLSVSSGEGQSVTVECQLDTSKQKTVTFKFDRDDMVPTDIANNLVAENLLPQSQCETFVELIEDIVKQLRLDPTRALPLVAHGPPDQSAGGSPVTSRRPRDRDHSLDTAKQVRHGSLTRQSSHRSSYKVHRRHRSRDETSNTSTPTKLLPIDQIISHITGATTEKQQSVQTPDSQAGLENTSAEASRRSSTSTQNTDTLTPTNLPSDPTDTQETVVTVTNVEAGLELHNVLKEDKYYQCTTTYTQSSVHDGIGNQGDETPKESVLQDITDLQERESSKETQADVTATEVATLTAPLPIRKISRFLVSPVVEQKILANEEEESSVESVDRANISATQSNLVSQISVTDEALAKHDELEVNVLEAQVAVPEKPSVEAVIQNTQYVSEQVDSVQTIQLGQQTIGLQNAVQGQGIPSMPQVQSNINTIQSSPHNAIVPGSTIAHQLQQQMQPVPQNIMVTVQKDLQTQSQIPPNSVNIPGQYPNQSMQCNVLLQQQHNMSQMHVQPELQHQGQMQAQRTMQQFHPQQIPHQQYVILSGPIQQLQPAAMVDERNRRISNISTASNMSTDSQMSEIVNLTEDKKQSMVVPSSSVHHMQHAQLISQQEGQNVAPLPQPILDPTQQLQAAPQNMMNVPTNVSMPVSVPVQQVANPEVAPKVIVKTKEVSSTLPDLAQNLANILSNPKSKSATPHGMTSHEQTPAANVAAATVLDYKPTLQSEQYFQPIQPEASQIQMPSQVQHNYQPNIVQSGISQTFQQVAQQSQQTQMPLQQTMQLNPTQQMDPQLQIAQQNFQGVQTMVQGKWIATSNQIIQQQSGQIRHTQQSQPQLQQTIPVQQQIIQDMQNVEGFVQSDHQSQLHLKLQEQLLSSKPSEMEMQEAVTTTGRISAEYHLLSEAENSSHDVTPEHTIVESVDSSLFAQNQALQQQQHRKLSQQNSLDKVPDPAAGTSGVGGTGPQTIADLHQKLVQLTSQPSEALNVGTPPISYPATPHNNQIVGGYDAYMNSLQQKLVNIGMPISTTHGVGPLSPQTTIQSSTTLADSNVTTNVETLALVQDSSLHQLALSQTHVDCSLDSPTPGGGAAGSETMSPSKESIKIRAQRPGSRLQELEQELAKIHHRGSILSTASPQPMTPPVSAIGSIQLQPSLQSTQSLLTTVPATSTVPVATVTPNVITSRSDTNTPVQTESQEIVSEVAGPPNNAAGPNQQPYAEDSKVYHAEDIQGTPVQVIHSREGSIPPIQPIQSTVGGPTVEQTEKDERLWTLTPSEEYQLLIKKQTMELETLQRRHREELERFQQHQLQLLIQQQQQASALHQHHHQHHPVLYHTVATSLAGQTRLPGTEDYLMFNTTPQTPLQKAPSNYPDTDETLRLAMQKLKQTPLQLQPQQATAGIPHAYVIPIPVVPSETMQNMPSQQSSSYTSDNIADSYDSTHSSLINSAQYQFTPIIPDGTNIAMSSTGSLVTPIPISSSTGSGGYIQYHENQTLPNFQTFSCTPHGGFFLPAGYRLVYAPQPASQSQPATPATPHIGNSHDGTPPAEPLHANTDNSAAPPSHIDQ